A region from the Sinorhizobium chiapasense genome encodes:
- a CDS encoding DUF7673 family protein, with the protein MEDRVRFALEKLLNIAQEDTGQGRRVVNFLLAWWNADVHGGFDIADLFAVDIEVSEDMATIFTYLARAEGAVYPSDYRGEIESIIQCWRPQTDG; encoded by the coding sequence ATGGAAGACCGCGTCAGATTTGCTCTCGAAAAACTGCTGAACATTGCCCAAGAGGACACCGGCCAAGGTCGCCGGGTCGTCAACTTCCTGCTCGCCTGGTGGAACGCCGACGTCCACGGCGGCTTCGACATCGCCGATCTGTTCGCCGTCGACATCGAGGTCTCTGAGGACATGGCGACGATCTTCACGTATCTCGCGCGCGCAGAGGGCGCCGTCTATCCGTCCGACTATCGCGGCGAGATCGAGAGCATCATCCAATGCTGGCGGCCGCAAACCGATGGCTAA
- a CDS encoding type II toxin-antitoxin system VapC family toxin, which produces MIAVDTSAILAMALAEPEAERFTALVGREAVAIGWPTLLEARMVLTGKGFPNSSDIVDQLVQLPNVTAIAFDEAHYREAERAFDRFGKGRHPATLNMGDCFSYAVARIAKAPLLFKGNDFGQTDLKIHPASSG; this is translated from the coding sequence ATGATCGCTGTCGATACGTCGGCCATTCTGGCGATGGCGCTGGCAGAGCCGGAGGCCGAACGCTTCACCGCGTTGGTCGGTCGGGAGGCGGTCGCGATCGGCTGGCCGACCTTGCTCGAGGCGCGAATGGTGCTGACCGGCAAGGGATTTCCCAACTCTTCGGACATTGTCGATCAGCTTGTCCAGCTACCCAACGTCACGGCGATTGCTTTCGACGAGGCGCATTACCGGGAAGCGGAACGAGCGTTCGACCGCTTCGGTAAAGGTCGCCATCCGGCCACGCTCAATATGGGCGACTGTTTTTCCTATGCTGTTGCGAGGATCGCCAAGGCGCCGCTGTTGTTCAAGGGAAACGATTTCGGCCAGACGGACCTGAAAATTCACCCGGCATCATCCGGCTGA
- a CDS encoding AbiV family abortive infection protein, which yields MTDGDGRAETSIDTLLAGAKVTFTNAEQLYLEAKVLAGVGAKARALCLHQISLEECAKVEKLGAWAVSLVLGHDVDKKKALTALGHHAAKNKQNAYMLEPSQDEKDARKRGDMKAALEAFQKTQVEFHAKSNGAKNASLYVDWQDGAFVAPADRITEEMLQETAARNETFLGYAQNGVNSLIRLAANPDTLKELLAEFVEQAENLRASKQANPFEAMEELTSRFMEAGKARLKP from the coding sequence ATGACTGATGGTGACGGAAGGGCCGAAACTTCGATCGACACCCTGCTCGCGGGTGCGAAAGTGACGTTCACCAATGCGGAACAATTGTACCTCGAAGCGAAGGTGCTTGCAGGGGTTGGCGCCAAAGCACGCGCGCTTTGTCTCCATCAAATTTCCCTGGAGGAATGCGCGAAGGTCGAGAAGTTGGGCGCTTGGGCCGTCAGCTTGGTACTCGGCCACGACGTCGATAAGAAGAAGGCGCTGACCGCCCTTGGGCATCACGCGGCCAAGAACAAACAGAACGCCTATATGCTCGAGCCTTCGCAGGACGAGAAAGACGCGCGCAAGCGGGGTGACATGAAAGCGGCGCTCGAGGCGTTTCAGAAGACCCAGGTCGAGTTTCATGCCAAATCGAACGGGGCAAAGAACGCCTCGCTATATGTGGATTGGCAGGATGGGGCCTTCGTCGCTCCGGCCGACCGCATAACCGAAGAGATGCTTCAGGAGACCGCGGCGAGGAACGAAACATTCCTTGGCTATGCTCAGAACGGCGTGAACTCGCTGATACGATTGGCCGCGAATCCGGACACCTTGAAGGAGCTCTTGGCGGAATTCGTCGAGCAGGCGGAAAACCTTCGTGCATCCAAGCAGGCGAACCCCTTCGAAGCAATGGAGGAATTGACGTCGCGGTTCATGGAGGCTGGAAAGGCAAGACTGAAGCCTTAA
- a CDS encoding bacteriophage abortive infection AbiH family protein, which produces MSSWNSYRRSAIFLNFNYTSSLQQLYGVPDSQVLHIHGSAANPTETLILGHGWEPEANLDPYRIYADPEDADMRVVEGQGLIDDYFKETFKPTEAVIETNAPFFARLSGVTEIFVMGHSVSSVDHPYFYEVMRNVTSLARWKVSYHGNVAGVLSGMTALGIPSEQTEFATLREF; this is translated from the coding sequence TTGTCGTCTTGGAATTCCTACCGGCGGTCAGCGATTTTCCTGAACTTCAACTACACGTCGTCGCTGCAGCAGCTCTATGGCGTTCCGGACAGCCAGGTGCTGCACATTCATGGGTCAGCGGCGAACCCGACCGAAACGTTGATCCTTGGTCATGGCTGGGAGCCGGAGGCGAATCTCGATCCCTACCGGATCTACGCCGATCCCGAGGATGCGGACATGCGCGTGGTCGAAGGTCAGGGTCTGATCGACGATTACTTCAAGGAGACGTTCAAGCCGACCGAGGCGGTGATCGAAACCAACGCCCCGTTTTTCGCCAGGCTTTCCGGCGTGACTGAGATCTTCGTCATGGGGCACTCCGTCTCAAGCGTCGATCATCCCTATTTTTACGAGGTGATGAGGAATGTGACATCTTTGGCGCGGTGGAAGGTCAGCTACCACGGCAACGTGGCCGGGGTACTGAGCGGAATGACCGCGCTCGGGATACCGTCCGAACAAACCGAATTCGCGACGCTGAGGGAGTTTTGA
- a CDS encoding TauD/TfdA family dioxygenase translates to MLLELKSQLAAAGFVLLNSYRPGADVVDVAEELGETLTPWEGGLVQTLSPRAQGDPNTYSGNFGLGAFPFHTDLAHWRIPPRYLVLRCVTGYADVPTSLVDGNSLVEALSRSLLARAIFKPRRPRDGAYALLRLLENTADGRHLLRWDELFLQPASPVGGKANDLVREWLSDCQPISVALTQPDDTLIIDNWRMLHARSPVLAGREDRAIQRVYLRGLN, encoded by the coding sequence ATGCTGCTTGAACTTAAAAGCCAACTGGCGGCGGCCGGTTTCGTACTGTTGAATAGCTACCGACCCGGCGCGGACGTCGTCGACGTGGCCGAGGAGCTCGGCGAAACGCTGACGCCTTGGGAAGGCGGCCTGGTCCAGACGCTGTCGCCGCGTGCGCAAGGGGATCCAAACACCTACAGCGGCAACTTTGGCCTCGGCGCATTTCCCTTTCATACCGATCTCGCTCATTGGCGTATCCCGCCGCGCTACCTCGTTCTGAGGTGTGTTACCGGCTATGCCGATGTTCCGACGTCGCTGGTGGACGGGAATTCCCTGGTCGAGGCGCTTTCGCGCAGCTTACTGGCCCGCGCGATCTTCAAACCGCGGCGCCCGCGCGATGGGGCCTATGCCCTGTTGAGGCTTCTCGAAAACACCGCCGACGGCCGTCACCTGCTGCGGTGGGACGAGCTGTTTTTACAACCCGCCAGCCCGGTCGGGGGAAAGGCCAACGACCTGGTGCGCGAATGGCTTTCTGACTGCCAACCGATCTCGGTTGCGCTAACGCAGCCCGACGACACACTCATCATCGACAACTGGCGCATGCTTCACGCTCGTTCGCCCGTCCTTGCGGGGCGGGAAGACCGAGCCATTCAAAGGGTATATTTGAGGGGGTTGAATTGA
- a CDS encoding type II toxin-antitoxin system VapB family antitoxin → MSEPQLSVRSTKARDLAHALARRTGQPINRLVELALEHYDLELRQQSARPPIDVLSDLMAEGRRAVPAGTTSAHDDFYDEHGLPR, encoded by the coding sequence ATGTCCGAACCGCAGCTCTCCGTCCGCAGCACCAAGGCCAGGGATCTGGCGCACGCGCTGGCGCGCCGCACAGGTCAGCCGATCAACAGGCTCGTCGAGCTGGCGCTCGAGCACTATGATCTGGAACTGCGCCAGCAGTCTGCTCGGCCGCCGATCGATGTCCTGTCGGATTTGATGGCCGAAGGCCGGCGCGCAGTGCCGGCCGGCACGACATCCGCGCATGACGATTTCTACGACGAACACGGTTTGCCGCGATGA
- a CDS encoding tyrosine-type recombinase/integrase, whose protein sequence is MANPDKSAKVTSVRDDQLRRAEELDALDAILPFDRRDQLAALLTDDDVATLKHLAGEGMGENTLRALASDLGYLEAWCRLATWSPLPWPAPEALLLKFVAHHLWDPVKRTEDPGHGMPADVEAGLRLEGLLKANGPHAPGTVRRRLTSWSILTRWRGLTGAFGAPSLKSALRLAVKASSRPRQRKSKKAVTVDVLAKLLAACAGERLVDQRDRALLLTAFASGGRRRSEVAALRVEDLIDEEPVRADPNDKNSPPLPCLSIRLGRTKTTTSDDDEHVILIGRPVVALKRWLEEAKITDGPVFRRIDQWGNVDRRALTPQSVNLILKNRCQQAGLDPALFSAHGLRSGYLTEAANRGIPLPEAMKQSLHKSVTQAAGYYNNAERKQGRAARLII, encoded by the coding sequence ATGGCTAACCCCGACAAGAGCGCGAAGGTGACGTCCGTTCGCGACGATCAGCTGAGGCGCGCCGAAGAGCTCGACGCCCTCGACGCCATCCTGCCGTTCGACCGGCGCGACCAGCTTGCCGCGCTTCTGACCGACGACGACGTCGCCACCTTAAAGCATCTCGCGGGCGAAGGCATGGGCGAGAACACGCTTCGGGCGCTTGCCTCGGACCTCGGCTATCTCGAAGCCTGGTGTCGGCTAGCGACCTGGTCCCCCCTCCCCTGGCCGGCGCCGGAAGCGCTGCTCTTAAAATTCGTCGCCCATCACCTGTGGGATCCGGTCAAGCGCACTGAGGATCCCGGCCACGGCATGCCCGCGGATGTGGAGGCTGGATTGCGCCTCGAGGGGCTGCTCAAGGCCAATGGCCCGCACGCGCCCGGCACGGTGCGCCGGCGGCTGACCTCGTGGTCGATCCTTACCCGCTGGCGGGGGCTCACCGGCGCTTTCGGCGCGCCATCGCTGAAAAGTGCGCTGAGACTGGCGGTGAAGGCAAGCAGCCGACCACGACAGCGCAAGAGCAAAAAGGCCGTGACCGTCGACGTGCTCGCTAAGCTGCTGGCCGCGTGCGCCGGCGAACGCCTGGTCGATCAGCGCGATCGCGCGCTGCTTCTGACCGCCTTTGCCTCCGGCGGCCGTCGCCGTTCGGAGGTGGCGGCGCTGCGTGTCGAAGACCTGATCGACGAAGAACCGGTGCGCGCCGATCCGAATGACAAGAACTCCCCTCCCCTGCCCTGCCTGTCGATCCGACTCGGCCGCACGAAGACGACAACGAGCGATGACGATGAACATGTAATCCTAATCGGCCGGCCGGTCGTGGCGCTGAAACGTTGGCTCGAGGAAGCCAAGATCACCGACGGCCCGGTGTTCCGCCGCATCGATCAGTGGGGCAATGTCGATCGGCGGGCGCTGACGCCGCAGTCGGTCAATCTGATCCTGAAAAACCGCTGCCAACAGGCTGGTCTCGACCCGGCGCTGTTTTCGGCGCACGGGCTGAGATCCGGCTATCTCACCGAGGCGGCGAACCGCGGCATTCCCCTGCCCGAGGCGATGAAGCAGTCACTGCACAAGTCGGTGACGCAGGCGGCGGGCTACTACAATAACGCCGAACGCAAGCAAGGACGAGCGGCACGGCTGATCATCTGA